The following DNA comes from Flavobacterium sp. N3904.
GTACAACCGTGAACAATTGCATTATGCCCGATAGAAACATTATTCCCAATAATTGTGGGATGCTTTTGATAAGTACAATGTACAATAGCACCGTCTTGAATATTTACTTTGTTACCAATAGTTATAAAATGTACATCACCTCGAATTACTGCATTAAACCAAACGCTGCAAGAAGCTCCAAAAGTTACATCCCCGACAATGGTTGCATTGTCGGCAACATAACAGTCTTCAGGAATATTTGGTGATTTACCGTTAACAGATTTTATTATCATTTTTGACTTTAAATTAATTAATTGCAGGACAGTTACAATCGTATTTCACTGGCTTGCATGAAAAGTTATACCCTAGAGTAAGCTGATGAAAACCAGCGTTATCATATTTAATATCTCCCAATAAATAGGTATACGTATAAGCAAACATGAAATTATTATAATTTAAACCAACAACTGGTGTTATATATTGCAATTTCTGACTGTTTGTACCGCTTCCATTGCTAAATTCAGCTCCATCAAAACTTCTTCGATAAGACAAACCTCCCCATAATTGTCCCATTTCCAGTTTTTTGTATGCTTTTAAGTTCATGTCTAATGAACTCTCTTTTGTTTTATCTACAAATTGATATAGAAGTGAGGGTTCCCATAATATTTTTTCGGGATTCCCAAAAACATATCCCCCACTAACAATAAATTTCCTCAAGTTATCACTTTCTAATTCACTATAAAGATTCTGCCTAGTTTCCAAAACATTTTTAACTACTGCATTAAAACTAAAATCAAGTAAATTATAAGAAGCACCTATATCCAAATTAAAATAAGAAGCCTGATATAAATTTCCTAAAGCAGGATCTGGATCAGTAAACTTGCTTTCGTCCAATTGACTTTGATTGACACCAACATTAACACCAAATGACAATTGATTCAAATCAACTTCATCTCTAGAAAACATAAGATGATACGCATAGGTAGCCTTAAAACCAAATTGCGAATGATATCCATTTACATCATTAAAAACGATGGCTCCTATTCCTGTTTTCTCTCCTACTCTACCATTATAACTTAATGTTTGAAGCGCTGGTGCATCTTCTTGATCAAACCATTGTCCTCTAACTGTGAGTCGTAATTTATCACAATTAGAAGCTCCTGCCATAGAAGGGAATATCAAATAGTAATTATCAGACAAATAGTCAGAATAAACCGGAATTCCTTCTTGCGCTATCGCATTTAGGCTTAGAAAAAAAAGAACTGCTATACACTTGATTCTGTTATACATTATAGGGAAAGTTTATAAAATTAGCCTTCGCAAAATAGGCTTTTGTTAATTTATTTATTAAATATTCAAATATAGGGATTCGTAGAAAATAACTTTAGTAAATTTGCATAAAATTACAAAATCATGACAAAGGTTATTATAAAAGAAACGCAAAACCCAACAATATTAAAATTTGAATTTCCGGATTTTATCACTCAAAATGAAAGCTTTGAATTCAGAAACATAGATGAAGCAAAAGTATCTCCACTGGCACAACAATTATTTTATCTTCCTTTTGTAAAAACAGTATATATTTCTGGAAATTTTATAGCCATCGAAAGATTCAGCATTGTAGAATGGGACGATGTGAAAGAGGCTGTTGCAGAACAAATTGAAGCTTTTGTTGACAAAGGGGGAATTATCATTGCCATTGATGAAAACAAAACCAAGAAACAACCCGTCACTGTTTATGGAGAATCGACTCCAAATCCAGCAGCCTTAAAATTTGTTGTAAGCAGAATGTTGACAAAAAATGCAATTGAATTCAAAAATATTGATCAATCGACACCTTCCCCACTAGCAACAGAGTTGTTTAAGTTTCCCTATGTAAAAGAAATTTTTATAGATGAAAATTACATATCCGTTACTAAATATGACATTAACGAGTGGCAAGATATTACTCTTGAATTAAGAAGTTTCATCAAACAATATATTGAAAATGGTGGAACAGTCTTGGATGAAAGTTTAATTGAAACCATTATAAAAGACGAAAAAACAATTGACGAATCTTTTGATTCACTGGACGAAACTTCTCAAAAAATAATCAACATACTTGAAGAATATGTAAAACCTGCCGTAGCTGCAGATGGAGGAAATATCCTTTTTGATTCGTATGATGGATCAACAAAAACGGTCAAAGTAATCATGCAAGGTGCCTGCAACGGTTGCCCATCGTCAACTTTTACTTTAAAAAGCGGTATTGAGAATATGCTAAAAAGCATGTTAAACGATGAAGGAATAAAAGTTGAAGCTGTTTAGATAATCTTAGATTAAGCCAATATAAATCAAAGCGTTTCAATAGAAACGCTTTTTTTATGGTCTAAAAAAAATGAAATGTCAAAAATATTGATTTTCAATTAAATACAAATATTATATTTAAAAAAAAGACTATTTTTGATATATTAACTTAATCCAAAGAACCATGGGAGTATCATCATTTTTTAAAAATTTATTTGGCACAGCCAAAGTAACAGCAAACGAAGTAGCCGAAAAAGCTGAAGCAGTATTTGAAGAAGCAAAAGTAGCCGCCACACCGTACATGGAAAAAGCTGAAACATTTGTAGAAGAAACAATAAATAAAACAAAAGAAACTGCAACACCTTATATCGAAAAAGCAGAAGCTTTCATAGAAGAAAATACAGCCAAAGCAAAAGAAACAGCTACTCCTTATATAGAAAAAGCAGAGACATTTGTAGAAGAAACAATTGAGAAAGCTAAAGTTGCAGCAACTCCAATCCTAGAAAAAACAGAAGCATTAATAGAAGATGCAAAAATTGAAGGTTCAAAAGCAATTGACTCCATAAAAGAAAAAGTAAGCTCTTTTTCAAATGATTCAAACGAAGACTGTGTGGAAGAACCAAAAGAACAAACAAATAGAATTGAAGAAGATGCCGATTAACTTTTAAAAAAAATAATTAATTAGTACTTTTGTACTTCAACTTTGACCTTCTCTTTTGAGAAGGTTTTTTTATTATTTTAAAATGACATTAGATCCAAATTACATCGCAAACTACGCCAGTAAATTTATAACTGTACTAGTAGATTATTCACCGAAGCTAATTTCGGCTTTTGTAATATTATTTGTGGGCCTTTATGCTATTCGAATTATCAACAGAATCATTCGAAAAATTATGGTAAAAAGAGAATTGGATCCCACATTAACCAAATTTCTTGCCGATATTCTATTATGGGTTTTAAGGGTATTGTTGTTTGTGACCTTTATATCCAATTTGGGAATCGAAACTTCATCATTCGTTGCTATTCTAGGCGCAATGGGACTTGCTGTTGGTTTATCTTTACAAGGTTCGTTATCAAATTTTGCTGGAGGTATGCTTATTATCCTTTTCAAACCATTCAAGGTTGGTGACACTATCGAAGCACAAGGCGTTTTGGCTACAGTAAAAGAGATTCAAATTTTTGTTACTAAATTAATTACAGCCAACAACCAAACTATTTTTGTTCCCAATGGGGCTTTGTCTAACGGAACGATAATAAACTATTCGATGCAGGGATTCAGAAGAGCCGATTTGACCATTGCCATTTCTTATGATACTGATATCAAAAAAGCAAAAGATATTATAACGGCCGTGCTTAAAAACAATCCTAAAGTACTTTTGACACCAGTGGCAGAAGTCTCCGTAAAAAACTTAACAGACAACTCCATACAATTGGCTGTAAGACCTTGGGCTAACAATGAAGATTTTGGAGCCGTTTACTCGGATACTTTAGAAAATTGCAAATTGGCCTTTGATGCAGCCGGAATTACTTTCCAACCTTTTGTTACAGAAGTTTCTAAAAACAATCAGTAACAACAAATAATACCAACTATTTCTTTGACGTAGTTAACAAAAAGTCTTTCAGATAATAGGGCTCAAAATAAGCGACATCTACAGTGTCGTTTTTTTTGAATTTATTATAACTTAAAATACTCATTTCATTGGCCGATGGATATTTTATATCCTCTAAAAATATAAAATTTGGTTTTATTAATACTGTCTTGCATTTTTCACTGCAATCCCCAACAAAATAAATGGATTGCAGTTCGTTCTCAAAAGAGTTTTCTGTGATAATTTCGGCTTGAATTTCTCGTTTCTTTTCTAAAGAGGAAGAAAAAACAGCACTATATACTTCCATTCTGCGGGCATCAATCATTGGCACAATTAAACCCTCAACAACGCTAACTTGCGAAGCCAACGTTTCTAATGTATCTACTGCAATCAACGGAATATTCAAAGCATAACACAAGCCTTTGGCTGCCGAAACTCCAATTCGCAAACCTGTATAAGAACCTGGTCCCTGACTGACTGCAACAGCAGCTAAATCACGAAGTGTAATTCCGGTCTCTTTTATAATTTCTTCAATATAAACATGCAATCGTTCGGCATGGGAATAGCCTTCTTCGGCAATTTCTTTACAAAGAATAGTTTTACCTTCATTTGCCAAAGCAACAGAACAATTTTTGGTCGCGGTTTCAATGTTAAGAATATAGGACACTTTTTTAAAATTTTATATTTTAGGTTTTAGAATAATGAATCTAAAACATCAAATTATTGATTCGCCAGCAAATTTACACCGAATTTTGAAATATAGTTTCATAAAAACAAAAACACGTCTAGAGTTCTAAACGTGTTTTGTTTTTTAATACAATTTTATATAAAGCTTTTTACAAAAGGATTGAAAAAAAAAATATCTATTTTTTCTTATCATCCCCTTGGACAAACACTTTATCACCTGAATTCAAATCTTTTGAAACAGTCGTATAAGGCCCCGTAATTACAACGTCTCCTTTTTTAAGACCAGTCATAACTTCAATATTTGTATCGTCTTGAATTCCTGTTTTTATGATTCTTATTTTTGCTTTATCGCCTACTTTTACAAAAACACATTCAAATTTTTTGTCACTTTTCGGAGCGGGTTTTTTATCATCAGATTCCGGACCTTCCATTTTAACTTCTTTCACAGCGGTTGTATCTGATTTTACAACAACCGAGCTAATAGGAACAAAAACGACATTTGCTTTTGTAGTTGTAATAATATCTACCGTTGCGGTCATACCAGGACGAAATGGAGAATAGGAAAGTGGTTTTCCAACTGTCAAATCTTGGTAGGACTCTTTCAAAATTCTAACTTTTACTTTAAAATTAGTTACTTGATCAGCTGTCAAAGCGGTACTTGCCGAATTGGAAATACTGGTAACCACTCCTTTAAATTGCTTTTTTAAATAGGCATCGACTTCAACATTGGCCAAATCTCCCACTTTTATTTTTACAATGTCATTTTCATTTACATCGACTTCTACTTCCATGTTATTCAAATTGGCTACCCTTAAAATCTCGGTACCCGCCATTTGTTGCGTTCCCAAAACTCTCTCACCAAGTTCTACGTTAAGCATAGAAATGGTACCATCTGCAGGAGCGTAGATTAACGTTCTTCCAAGATTATCTTTTGCTTCATTTACAGAAGCCGATGCACTTTGAACATTGTAATATGCCGATTGTTTTGCTGCTTTTGCCCCTTCGAAAGTAGCTATAGATTTATCCCAATCTGATTTTGAAATCACTCCTTTTTCATACAAAGATTTGTTTCGGTCATAATTGGCTTTAGCCTCATTATAGGATGCGTCAGATTGACTTAAACCTGCTCTTGACCCAGATAAATTGGCCACGGACCTATTCAAACCCGATGTGTATAAATCAGGATTTATTTTTACTAATAATTCCCCTTTTTTTACAACTTGACCTTCTTTTATTGGCAAAGAAATAATTTCGCCAGAAACCATTGAAGCAATTTTCACTTCAATCTCAGGTTGTATTTTTCCTGTTGCCGAAACAGTTTCTACAATAGTTCCAGTTTCTACATTGGCAATTTCAACTTCTTTACCTTTATCTTTATTCCCTATAACTCCAGCTTTGGAAAGACCTACCAACAATGCAATAACTACTATTGCTCCACCAATTAAAATATAAATTGTTTTTTTAGACATAATAAAAAGAGTATTAAATGATTGGAATTCCAAAATAGAATTCTAATATTTTGGTTTTAAACATATAATCGTATTTTGTTCTGATAACCTCAGATTGTGCATTTGTCAATAACGTTTGTGATTGAAAAAAGTCAAAAGAATTCATCAAACCAACTGCGTACTTTTCTTTGGCATAATCATACGAACCTTGTCTAGATTCAAGAGCTACCAATGCTGATTCGTAAGCATTAAGCGCACCTTTTGCATCAGTATAAGCAGTATAAACATTTCTTTGCAATGTCAATTCTTCTTGTTCTAACGCTATTTTCGTTTTCTCCACATTCACTTTTGATCGATCCACATTATTTCTAACTGAAAAACCGTTGAATATTGGAATATTTAATTGAGCAGAAATGGATTGTCCTTTATTATCATTGAATTGGTCAACAACCGGCAAAGCATGGCCTGTTACAGGAGAAAAATTGGGTTGTAGTACATTTTGATTTGTCCCTTGTACAAATCCAATCACTGAAGTTGGATTGGCCGTATTTGGCACATATCCTGTTACGATATCGCTATAACTTGCTCTTGTATTAAAATTATAAAATGCTTGCAAAGTAGGCTGATAAGCTCCTTTTGAAATCGCTAAATCTTTCATGGCAATTTCAAGATTTGTCCTAGCGATTTTAAGTTCTACACGTTCTTGTTTGGCTTTATCATAAATGGCCATAGGCGTTTGGGCCAGAATATTATTGTCGTTTTTGGTAACCGAATCATCTTTTACGTCAAAATCATAAAATTCTGGGATTTGCAATAATTGGGCTAAACTCAATTTAGAAATCAATAATGTGTTTTCAGCAGCAATTACTTTTTGATTATCGGAAGCAATTGTAGCTTTGATATCCAATAAATCACCACGAGGAATGGTTCCGGCTTTTACTAATTCTTCTGAACGAAGTAACTGTTTTTCATTGATACTCATTTGCTCTTTTTGCACTTTCAAAAACTCCTTATTGAAAAGTATTTGCAAAAAAGCATTGGCAACATTCAAAGACACATCTTCTTGCATTTTTGTCAATTGATATTTTGCTGCAATTATCTTTAGGTTTGCTCTACGAAGATTATTTTGATTTTGCATGCCTTTGTAAATATCAATCCCTATGGATGCCCCTAGCGAAGTATACTGGGTGGTTTGATTTTCTAAAAGACCTGTTGTAATGTTTTGATTCAAACCAACGTTCCAAGAGTGTCCAGCACTAGCATTTACGGAAGGTAAAAAATTTCCTTGAGCTCCCTTTTTGTCTATATTGGCGGTTTGGCTTTCTAAAGCTGTTTCTTTAATTTGGATATTATTTTCCAAAGCATATTTTACACATTCTTCTAATGTCCAAACTTTGGTTTGCGCTTGAGTTGAAAGTCCAATAAGGAAGACAAAAGCAATTCTTATATAATTTATTTTTTTCATTTCTTTTGGTATAAAAGCGTAACAAATATACTACGCATATTTAACTTAATTTGTAAAACTAAAGCCTTTTTTAGACAATTATTTAGGTTTTTCTTCTTCTGTTTTCAAGCCTTGATTCCAGACTTTTATTTTATCAGAAGCTTTAAGACCGCTTTTTACTTGAACATAAATTCCGTCACTAACACCAAGTACTATGTCTTTTCTTTGAAACTTCTGTTTGCTTGTTTCAATCTCTACGTAAGGCTTCTGTGTTTTTTTGTCAAATTGAACTAATGATTCTTTAAGTGCTTGAACTTTATCTGCTTTTTCTAATATAATAGAAGCATTTGCACTCAAACCTGCTCTAATAAAAGTATTATCTCTATTGGTTAAAGTCGCTTTAATTTCAAATTGGATAGCACCATTTTCTGTTTTTCCTTTTGGGGCTATATCTGTCAAAATTGCAGTGAATTTTTTATTTTCAATGGCACCAACTGTAATTTCTATAGGCATATTTAATCTAATTTTTCCAACCTCAGACTCATCAACTTTACCTATAAAAATCATTCTTCCAACATCGGCAACACTTGCAATAGTAGTACCTTCGTTAAAATTATTACTTTCAATTACTTGATTCCCAACTTTTACCGGAACATCAAGCACCATTCCGTTTACAGTTGATCGGATTACAGTATTGGCATAATTTCCTAAACCTGAAGCAGTTCCTGTTTTTACGATATCAAATCCTTGAATAGAGGCACTATAATTTTGCTTCGCCTGATTATACGCCAATTGTGCTGCGTCAAAATCATTAGCAGAAATCACGCCCTTATCAAATAATGTTTTTTGTCTTTGATACAATTTTTCCTGATTGTCTAATGCGATTTTAGCAGTTCTCACTTGATTTTGGGTGCTGCTCAAATTTGAAACATTCGCCACCACTTTGATTTTAGCAATCATATCCCCAGCCGTTACTGATTCTCCAGCTTTGATGTACACCTTTTCTATGATTCCAGAAATATTAGGTTTAATTAAGACCTCTTCATCTGGCACGATATTTCCAGTAGCAAGCGTACTTTTCACAATTGTCTTCACTTCCACTTTATCGGTTTCAAAAACAATAGGTGATTGTTGGTTTTTTGCGTACAAATAATACAAAGCTCCAAAAAAAACTATTGCTATTAAAATCAATACGGTTATGGTTACTCCTTTTTTCATTTTATAAATTTTATTCGATTATTATTGTTTTTTGATTGTTTTTATTCTGTTCGTAGAGCATCTACTGGTTTGACATTTATGGCCGTTTGTGCCGGAATAAATCCAGCCAATAATCCTGAACCCACTAAAATTAACAAAGCTAAAAACACTACTGTTAAATCAACACTTGGATTAATAAACATCATTCCTTCCGAAGGCATTGTTGCCAAAATCATATTTAATATGGCCAATAATCCCGTTGCTACGGCGATACCAAACATACCCGCTATTATAGTTAGAAAAATCGCTTCTAATAATATTTGGGATCGAATGGCCCCGGGTGTTGCCCCCAATGCTCTTCTGATTCCTATTTCGTTGGTTCGTTCTTTTACAACGATGAGCATAATATTTGAAATCCCAATAATACCAGATAACAGTACTAAAGTTCCAACAAAATAAGCGATGAATTTAAGAACCATAAATAAGTCCTGTACCTTTTGAAATTCGGCAAACAAGTCAAAATTACCAACAGCTCTTTCATCATCAGGGTGAATAGAATGTCGCTCTCGAATCAATGCCAGAATCGAAGGTCTAAGCTCAGTAATTGATGCATTATCATTTGCCGTAAGTGCCATCCAACCTACTTTATCCCCAAAATTAAAGGCTTGCTGAAAAGTGGTAAAAGGAATGAAAATATTTTTTTGAGCCCCTTCAGCATTTCCATTATTATTCCCCTTGGATTTATAAACACCCACCACCATAAAATTGACACCATTTATTTTGATGTAAGTACCTATGACTTCTTCGGCATTCATGTACAATTCATTGATAACACCATTACCTATTATGGCAACTTTGCGTCTTGTCAATATATCTTGTTGATTTACAAAACGACCTTTCACAATGTCCATTTGCTCTTGTTTCACCAATTCTGGATAATCACCATAAATAGTATAAGCACCTGTTTTTGTACCTCTAACCACATTACTAACCCCATTGAAATCACCCAATTGATTGCGGGGAGACACGTATAACAGGTCAGGGAATTTTTGTTTTAAAGCATCAACATCGCTATTTCTAAAATCATATCGTCGGGTTTTAGGTAACCCTTTATAGGCCTTTGATGTTGTTTGTGTCCAAACAAACATAGTATTTGTAGCAATACCGTCAAATCCCTTTTTCACACCGTTCTCTAATCCATTTGAAGCAGCCAATAAGATTACCAAAATAAATATTCCCCAAAATACTCCAAAAGCCGTAAGCAGCGTTCGGAAGGTATTAGCGGTCAGCGCCTCTAAAATTTCGTTCCAATTTTCTCTATCAAACATAATTATTCGTCTCTAAGTGCTACAATAGGTCTAATTTTGGCTGCTCGATAAGCCGGAACAAATCCTGCCAAAGCTCCTGCAACTACCAAAACAATTAAGGTTGATATGGCTACCGTAAAATCTACTTGTGGATTCACAAAATATTCACTTTGTGCATGGGGACCAATTAATTCCAAAAGTGCCAATCCAGTCAATAATCCAATAAAACCAGAAATAGTTGTAATAAAGATAGACTCATGCAAAATCATTATAATAATTGAAATTGGAGAAGCCCCAAGCGCTTTTCGGATCCCAATTTCTTTGGTTCGTTCTTTTACAATAATCAGCATAATATTACTAACTCCAACAACACCGGCAATAATAGTACAGATTCCAACCCACCAAAAAAACAATCGAATATAAAGATTCAGATCATAAAACTTTTTGGCTTCTTTAACAGAATTAAAAATTCCAACAGCGCTTTCATCATCAGGAGCAGCACCATTTTTACTTCTCAATAATTTTCCATAATCATTTTTGAATTTTTCGGACTCAGCTACAGCTTCTTCATAAGTGTCTTTCTTTTTCATCGTATAAGCCATATAACTTATTTTATCTCCTAATCCAAAAACCTGTTGGGCTGTAGTTATAGGCACAAATACTCTGCTTTCTTCTCTCTCCCCTCCTGGATCAGTAAACACTCCAACTACTTTAAAATTGATATTCGCTACAGTAATGTTTTCGCCTATCGGATTTTTTTCTTTAAACAGGTCTAATTTAACTTTTTGACCAATCACAGCTGCTTTTACATTGTACTTCAGATCGTTTGCATTAATATACCTGCCTTTTATAACTGATACATTTTCTATTTCCATGCCGTCTGTATTTACACCTCTGTATTGATAATTTCCTGATTCCTTTCCATAACTTACGGTAATTCCCCAACCAGTAGCAGTAACCCCATTTTTATCCAATTGGTCACCGTATTTTTGTACTCCAAGATCAAAATCACTATTTCTAAATTGAATTTG
Coding sequences within:
- a CDS encoding NifU family protein, whose amino-acid sequence is MTKVIIKETQNPTILKFEFPDFITQNESFEFRNIDEAKVSPLAQQLFYLPFVKTVYISGNFIAIERFSIVEWDDVKEAVAEQIEAFVDKGGIIIAIDENKTKKQPVTVYGESTPNPAALKFVVSRMLTKNAIEFKNIDQSTPSPLATELFKFPYVKEIFIDENYISVTKYDINEWQDITLELRSFIKQYIENGGTVLDESLIETIIKDEKTIDESFDSLDETSQKIINILEEYVKPAVAADGGNILFDSYDGSTKTVKVIMQGACNGCPSSTFTLKSGIENMLKSMLNDEGIKVEAV
- a CDS encoding type IX secretion system membrane protein PorP/SprF encodes the protein MYNRIKCIAVLFFLSLNAIAQEGIPVYSDYLSDNYYLIFPSMAGASNCDKLRLTVRGQWFDQEDAPALQTLSYNGRVGEKTGIGAIVFNDVNGYHSQFGFKATYAYHLMFSRDEVDLNQLSFGVNVGVNQSQLDESKFTDPDPALGNLYQASYFNLDIGASYNLLDFSFNAVVKNVLETRQNLYSELESDNLRKFIVSGGYVFGNPEKILWEPSLLYQFVDKTKESSLDMNLKAYKKLEMGQLWGGLSYRRSFDGAEFSNGSGTNSQKLQYITPVVGLNYNNFMFAYTYTYLLGDIKYDNAGFHQLTLGYNFSCKPVKYDCNCPAIN
- a CDS encoding TolC family protein translates to MKKINYIRIAFVFLIGLSTQAQTKVWTLEECVKYALENNIQIKETALESQTANIDKKGAQGNFLPSVNASAGHSWNVGLNQNITTGLLENQTTQYTSLGASIGIDIYKGMQNQNNLRRANLKIIAAKYQLTKMQEDVSLNVANAFLQILFNKEFLKVQKEQMSINEKQLLRSEELVKAGTIPRGDLLDIKATIASDNQKVIAAENTLLISKLSLAQLLQIPEFYDFDVKDDSVTKNDNNILAQTPMAIYDKAKQERVELKIARTNLEIAMKDLAISKGAYQPTLQAFYNFNTRASYSDIVTGYVPNTANPTSVIGFVQGTNQNVLQPNFSPVTGHALPVVDQFNDNKGQSISAQLNIPIFNGFSVRNNVDRSKVNVEKTKIALEQEELTLQRNVYTAYTDAKGALNAYESALVALESRQGSYDYAKEKYAVGLMNSFDFFQSQTLLTNAQSEVIRTKYDYMFKTKILEFYFGIPII
- a CDS encoding gamma carbonic anhydrase family protein gives rise to the protein MIIKSVNGKSPNIPEDCYVADNATIVGDVTFGASCSVWFNAVIRGDVHFITIGNKVNIQDGAIVHCTYQKHPTIIGNNVSIGHNAIVHGCTIHDNVLIGMGAIVMDNCVVESNSIVAAGAVVTQNTVIESGSIWAGVPAKKVKDIDQSNFSGEIERISNNYVMYSSWFKEE
- a CDS encoding efflux RND transporter periplasmic adaptor subunit, whose translation is MSKKTIYILIGGAIVVIALLVGLSKAGVIGNKDKGKEVEIANVETGTIVETVSATGKIQPEIEVKIASMVSGEIISLPIKEGQVVKKGELLVKINPDLYTSGLNRSVANLSGSRAGLSQSDASYNEAKANYDRNKSLYEKGVISKSDWDKSIATFEGAKAAKQSAYYNVQSASASVNEAKDNLGRTLIYAPADGTISMLNVELGERVLGTQQMAGTEILRVANLNNMEVEVDVNENDIVKIKVGDLANVEVDAYLKKQFKGVVTSISNSASTALTADQVTNFKVKVRILKESYQDLTVGKPLSYSPFRPGMTATVDIITTTKANVVFVPISSVVVKSDTTAVKEVKMEGPESDDKKPAPKSDKKFECVFVKVGDKAKIRIIKTGIQDDTNIEVMTGLKKGDVVITGPYTTVSKDLNSGDKVFVQGDDKKK
- a CDS encoding ABC transporter permease, whose product is MFNIERWQEIFEAIAKNKLRTFLTGVSVASGIFILVILLGVGKGLQNGIEKQFERDAAGVIEVWSGATTKAYKGMNPGRQIQFRNSDFDLGVQKYGDQLDKNGVTATGWGITVSYGKESGNYQYRGVNTDGMEIENVSVIKGRYINANDLKYNVKAAVIGQKVKLDLFKEKNPIGENITVANINFKVVGVFTDPGGEREESRVFVPITTAQQVFGLGDKISYMAYTMKKKDTYEEAVAESEKFKNDYGKLLRSKNGAAPDDESAVGIFNSVKEAKKFYDLNLYIRLFFWWVGICTIIAGVVGVSNIMLIIVKERTKEIGIRKALGASPISIIIMILHESIFITTISGFIGLLTGLALLELIGPHAQSEYFVNPQVDFTVAISTLIVLVVAGALAGFVPAYRAAKIRPIVALRDE
- a CDS encoding ABC transporter permease gives rise to the protein MFDRENWNEILEALTANTFRTLLTAFGVFWGIFILVILLAASNGLENGVKKGFDGIATNTMFVWTQTTSKAYKGLPKTRRYDFRNSDVDALKQKFPDLLYVSPRNQLGDFNGVSNVVRGTKTGAYTIYGDYPELVKQEQMDIVKGRFVNQQDILTRRKVAIIGNGVINELYMNAEEVIGTYIKINGVNFMVVGVYKSKGNNNGNAEGAQKNIFIPFTTFQQAFNFGDKVGWMALTANDNASITELRPSILALIRERHSIHPDDERAVGNFDLFAEFQKVQDLFMVLKFIAYFVGTLVLLSGIIGISNIMLIVVKERTNEIGIRRALGATPGAIRSQILLEAIFLTIIAGMFGIAVATGLLAILNMILATMPSEGMMFINPSVDLTVVFLALLILVGSGLLAGFIPAQTAINVKPVDALRTE
- a CDS encoding mechanosensitive ion channel family protein, which produces MTLDPNYIANYASKFITVLVDYSPKLISAFVILFVGLYAIRIINRIIRKIMVKRELDPTLTKFLADILLWVLRVLLFVTFISNLGIETSSFVAILGAMGLAVGLSLQGSLSNFAGGMLIILFKPFKVGDTIEAQGVLATVKEIQIFVTKLITANNQTIFVPNGALSNGTIINYSMQGFRRADLTIAISYDTDIKKAKDIITAVLKNNPKVLLTPVAEVSVKNLTDNSIQLAVRPWANNEDFGAVYSDTLENCKLAFDAAGITFQPFVTEVSKNNQ
- a CDS encoding efflux RND transporter periplasmic adaptor subunit — protein: MKKGVTITVLILIAIVFFGALYYLYAKNQQSPIVFETDKVEVKTIVKSTLATGNIVPDEEVLIKPNISGIIEKVYIKAGESVTAGDMIAKIKVVANVSNLSSTQNQVRTAKIALDNQEKLYQRQKTLFDKGVISANDFDAAQLAYNQAKQNYSASIQGFDIVKTGTASGLGNYANTVIRSTVNGMVLDVPVKVGNQVIESNNFNEGTTIASVADVGRMIFIGKVDESEVGKIRLNMPIEITVGAIENKKFTAILTDIAPKGKTENGAIQFEIKATLTNRDNTFIRAGLSANASIILEKADKVQALKESLVQFDKKTQKPYVEIETSKQKFQRKDIVLGVSDGIYVQVKSGLKASDKIKVWNQGLKTEEEKPK
- a CDS encoding apolipoprotein A1/A4/E family protein encodes the protein MGVSSFFKNLFGTAKVTANEVAEKAEAVFEEAKVAATPYMEKAETFVEETINKTKETATPYIEKAEAFIEENTAKAKETATPYIEKAETFVEETIEKAKVAATPILEKTEALIEDAKIEGSKAIDSIKEKVSSFSNDSNEDCVEEPKEQTNRIEEDAD
- the tsaB gene encoding tRNA (adenosine(37)-N6)-threonylcarbamoyltransferase complex dimerization subunit type 1 TsaB, whose amino-acid sequence is MSYILNIETATKNCSVALANEGKTILCKEIAEEGYSHAERLHVYIEEIIKETGITLRDLAAVAVSQGPGSYTGLRIGVSAAKGLCYALNIPLIAVDTLETLASQVSVVEGLIVPMIDARRMEVYSAVFSSSLEKKREIQAEIITENSFENELQSIYFVGDCSEKCKTVLIKPNFIFLEDIKYPSANEMSILSYNKFKKNDTVDVAYFEPYYLKDFLLTTSKK